In one Novosphingopyxis iocasae genomic region, the following are encoded:
- a CDS encoding M1 family metallopeptidase, which yields MSMIRPAGRLLAAASLLSLAVPAAAQMAQGSAADARPAPQADSVDPSLPTQLPRTAVPHRYSIQVVPNAEALTFGGAVRIALDIVKPTDTLVLNAADLAIDGATLYGADGKPHRAKAVLDAGAQTASFDFGETLPTGAYYLDIPYTGKINTQANGLFALDYKDPDGTQRRGLFTQFEAPDARRFVPSWDEPDYKAVFDLTATVPSDQMPLSNMPIKASEDVGNGMSKVTFGTTPPMSSYLLFFGLGDFERIHREAGGTDVGIVMSKGKADQGQYALDAASAILPFYNDYFGTPYPLPKLDNIAGPGQSQFFGAMENWGAIFTFERILLNDPTITSEGNRQSIFSVAAHEMAHQWFGDLVTMAWWDDLWLNEGFASWMENKTTATLHPEWNADIDRVSAREAAMGLDSYAATHPIVQKIRTVEQTNQAFDTITYSKGEAVIAMLEGYAGAEVWRKGVQDYIKAHQYQNTRTDDLWNAVEAAGATDLTRIAHQFTLQPGVPLIQVTDAQCTGGNTLVTLRQSEFSSDRRAEVTANPQSWNVPVNAATAGGALVRAVTEGPSTQMTVPGCGPLLLNAGQTGYYRSLYQAPQLATLAQNFASLQPIDQYGLLNDNIALAYTGYQPLAPALDLTAAIPSDANPKVLGEGLGTWSGLYGMFDGEPGVQAQIGKLIQTQYAPELDRIGFAVRDGEAAGETLLRPALISVLGSTGLESVKAERVRLLGELSKNSTALDGPLKTTWLSLIARDADAADWDTLHQLAQNAGGYTERSALYGALGGVKDPALAQKALDLAITDEPGATIGASIISAVAANNPELALDFALAHPVEIDRIVDNSAQSRFVARIAQGSDDPATIDKLDAYAKANLGEEARKPVDQTISIIKARLDRRQRIMDQTRQWLAANAG from the coding sequence ATGTCCATGATCCGCCCCGCTGGCCGCCTACTGGCCGCCGCTTCCCTGCTGTCGCTGGCCGTTCCCGCCGCGGCCCAAATGGCGCAAGGTTCCGCCGCAGACGCGCGGCCCGCGCCCCAGGCGGATAGCGTCGATCCCAGCCTGCCCACGCAGCTGCCGCGCACCGCCGTGCCGCACCGTTACAGCATCCAGGTGGTGCCCAATGCCGAGGCGCTGACTTTCGGCGGAGCGGTGCGCATTGCACTCGATATCGTGAAGCCCACCGATACATTGGTACTGAACGCGGCCGATCTCGCGATCGACGGCGCGACGCTCTACGGCGCCGACGGCAAGCCGCACCGGGCGAAGGCTGTGCTGGACGCCGGCGCACAGACCGCAAGCTTCGATTTCGGCGAGACCCTGCCCACGGGCGCCTATTATCTCGACATTCCCTACACCGGTAAGATCAACACGCAGGCGAACGGATTGTTTGCTCTGGACTACAAGGACCCGGACGGCACCCAGCGCCGCGGCCTGTTCACGCAGTTCGAAGCGCCCGATGCGCGGCGTTTCGTGCCCAGCTGGGACGAACCCGATTACAAGGCGGTGTTCGATCTGACGGCGACCGTGCCGAGCGACCAGATGCCGCTCAGCAATATGCCGATCAAGGCCAGCGAGGATGTCGGCAACGGCATGTCGAAGGTTACCTTCGGCACCACGCCGCCCATGTCCAGCTATCTGCTGTTCTTCGGTCTTGGCGACTTCGAGCGCATCCACCGCGAGGCGGGCGGCACCGATGTCGGCATCGTGATGAGCAAGGGCAAGGCGGACCAGGGACAATACGCGTTGGATGCGGCCTCTGCGATCCTGCCCTTCTACAATGATTATTTCGGCACGCCCTATCCGCTGCCCAAGCTGGATAACATTGCCGGGCCGGGCCAGTCGCAGTTCTTCGGTGCGATGGAAAATTGGGGCGCGATCTTCACCTTCGAGCGCATTCTGCTGAACGATCCGACGATCACGTCGGAGGGCAACCGCCAGTCGATCTTCTCGGTCGCGGCGCATGAAATGGCGCATCAGTGGTTCGGCGATCTCGTCACCATGGCGTGGTGGGACGATCTCTGGCTGAACGAAGGCTTCGCCAGCTGGATGGAGAACAAGACCACCGCCACGCTGCATCCCGAATGGAATGCGGATATCGACCGCGTCAGCGCGCGAGAGGCGGCGATGGGGCTGGACAGCTATGCCGCCACGCATCCGATCGTGCAGAAGATTCGAACGGTGGAGCAGACCAACCAGGCATTCGACACCATCACCTATTCCAAGGGCGAGGCGGTGATCGCAATGCTGGAGGGCTATGCCGGCGCCGAGGTGTGGCGCAAGGGCGTGCAGGATTACATCAAGGCGCATCAATATCAGAACACCCGCACCGACGATCTGTGGAACGCGGTGGAAGCTGCCGGGGCGACGGACCTCACGCGCATCGCGCATCAGTTCACGCTGCAGCCGGGCGTGCCGCTGATCCAGGTGACGGACGCGCAGTGCACGGGCGGCAACACCTTGGTCACACTGCGCCAGAGCGAGTTTTCATCGGATCGGCGCGCAGAAGTGACCGCCAATCCGCAGAGCTGGAACGTGCCGGTCAACGCGGCGACGGCGGGCGGTGCCCTGGTGCGCGCCGTGACCGAGGGGCCGTCCACGCAGATGACGGTGCCGGGCTGCGGTCCGCTGCTGCTCAACGCCGGGCAGACGGGCTATTATCGCTCGCTCTATCAGGCGCCACAGCTCGCCACGCTGGCGCAGAACTTCGCCAGCCTGCAGCCGATCGACCAATATGGCCTGCTGAACGACAATATCGCGCTGGCCTATACCGGTTATCAGCCGCTTGCCCCCGCGCTGGATCTTACGGCGGCCATCCCTTCCGATGCCAATCCCAAGGTACTCGGAGAGGGGCTGGGCACCTGGTCCGGCCTCTATGGCATGTTCGACGGCGAGCCGGGCGTGCAGGCGCAGATCGGCAAGCTGATCCAGACGCAATATGCGCCCGAACTCGATCGCATCGGATTTGCGGTGCGCGATGGCGAGGCGGCAGGCGAGACGTTGCTACGGCCCGCGCTGATCTCGGTGCTCGGCTCCACCGGGCTGGAGTCGGTCAAGGCGGAGCGAGTGCGCCTGCTTGGCGAATTGTCGAAGAATTCCACCGCGCTGGACGGGCCGCTGAAGACCACATGGCTCAGCCTGATCGCCCGCGATGCCGATGCGGCGGATTGGGACACTCTGCATCAGCTTGCGCAGAATGCAGGCGGTTATACCGAACGCTCGGCACTTTACGGCGCCCTGGGCGGCGTGAAGGATCCGGCGCTGGCGCAAAAAGCGCTGGACCTTGCCATCACCGACGAACCCGGCGCGACCATCGGCGCGTCGATCATCTCGGCCGTGGCGGCGAACAATCCGGAGCTGGCGCTCGACTTCGCGCTGGCGCACCCGGTCGAGATCGATCGCATCGTCGATAATAGCGCTCAGTCCCGCTTCGTCGCGCGCATCGCACAGGGCTCGGACGACCCGGCAACGATCGACAAGCTGGACGCCTATGCAAAGGCCAATCTGGGCGAGGAGGCCCGCAAGCCGGTCGACCAGACGATCTCGATCATCAAGGCGCGGCTCGATCGCCGCCAGCGCATCATGGATCAGACGCGCCAGTGGCTGGCCGCGAACGCAGGCTAA
- a CDS encoding acyl-CoA thioesterase, producing MTASHSHAIDITPEDIDFMGHVNNANYLSWVQDAVVAHWQKIAPSQAVAEHLWVALKHEITYRKPAFLNDEVFAEVILQKVHGARAFYDTVIKRGEEVLAEVKSSWCCLDAETLRPTRIAQDISEYFFPKTDD from the coding sequence ATGACCGCAAGCCACAGCCACGCCATCGACATCACACCTGAAGATATCGACTTCATGGGGCACGTGAACAACGCCAACTACCTGTCCTGGGTGCAGGACGCGGTGGTTGCGCATTGGCAGAAGATTGCGCCTTCCCAGGCGGTTGCCGAGCATCTCTGGGTCGCGCTGAAGCATGAGATCACCTATCGCAAGCCCGCCTTCCTGAATGACGAGGTGTTTGCCGAGGTGATCTTGCAAAAGGTGCACGGCGCGCGCGCTTTCTACGATACGGTGATCAAGCGCGGCGAAGAGGTGCTGGCCGAGGTGAAGTCGAGCTGGTGCTGCCTGGATGCCGAGACGCTGCGCCCCACCCGGATCGCGCAGGATATTTCGGAATATTTCTTCCCAAAGACGGACGACTGA
- the queF gene encoding preQ(1) synthase gives MAENSKPRFLGQDSPLPSSPDEAELDYVPNPRAGQLYCVRFTAPEFTSLCPVTGQPDFAHLIIDYAPGKTIVESKSLKLFLGSFRNHCAFHEDCTVGIGVRLFEEMQPEWLRIGGYWYPRGGIPIDVFWQSGEAPRGLWVPDTGVASYRGRG, from the coding sequence ATGGCCGAAAATTCAAAACCCCGTTTCCTGGGACAGGATAGCCCGCTTCCCTCGTCGCCTGACGAAGCGGAGCTGGATTATGTCCCCAATCCGCGCGCCGGGCAACTCTACTGCGTCCGATTTACCGCGCCTGAATTTACCTCGCTCTGCCCGGTTACCGGCCAGCCCGATTTCGCGCATCTGATCATCGATTACGCGCCTGGCAAGACGATTGTCGAATCGAAGTCGCTGAAACTGTTCCTGGGCAGCTTCCGCAACCATTGTGCCTTCCACGAAGACTGTACCGTCGGTATCGGCGTTCGCCTGTTCGAGGAAATGCAGCCCGAATGGCTGCGAATCGGCGGATACTGGTATCCGCGCGGCGGCATACCCATCGATGTGTTCTGGCAGAGCGGAGAGGCCCCGCGCGGCTTGTGGGTGCCGGACACCGGCGTTGCCTCTTACCGAGGGCGCGGATAA
- a CDS encoding cryptochrome/photolyase family protein: protein MAIKTLIPILGDQLSLNLPSLDGMKTKDCVLLMMEVADETEYVRHHKAKIAYILSAMRHHAARLEDKGWTVDYIKLDDPDNNGSFSGELARAIERHEPESIRVTEAAEWRVREMLENWEDQFGLPVTICTDTRFLATHQEFEEWAEGKKQLRMEFFYREMRRKTGILMEEDGEPAGGQWNYDQENRKPAPGGDLLMPRPIRFRPDNVTQDVIAMVNERFGDHPGTTENFHFAVTHEEAMRARRQFLDEALPCFGDYQDAMLRGEPFLWHSVLSPYINSGLLDPVNLCRDVDSLYRDGKVPLNSAEGFIRQIIGWREFMRGIYWREGPDYVERNFFEADRDLPRFYYDGETDMECLSQAIGQTLDYAYAHHIQRLMITGNFAMLAGIDPKQVHAWYLEVYADAYEWVELPNVLGMSQFGDGGLLASKPYASSGNYIDKMSDYCGACRYNVKTKTEDDSCPFNSLYWDFLARNEDKLSGNSRMALAYRNWDNKETGEKISLRAKARAVLDSLNEL from the coding sequence ATGGCCATCAAAACACTCATTCCTATTCTGGGCGATCAGCTTTCGCTCAACCTGCCCTCGTTGGATGGCATGAAGACTAAGGATTGCGTCCTCCTGATGATGGAGGTGGCGGACGAAACCGAATATGTCCGCCATCACAAGGCCAAGATCGCCTACATCCTCTCGGCCATGCGTCATCATGCCGCGCGGCTGGAGGATAAGGGCTGGACGGTCGATTACATCAAGCTCGACGATCCCGATAACAATGGCAGCTTTTCAGGGGAGCTTGCGCGCGCGATCGAGCGGCACGAGCCGGAGAGCATCCGGGTCACCGAAGCGGCCGAATGGCGCGTGCGCGAAATGCTGGAAAATTGGGAAGACCAGTTCGGCCTGCCGGTCACCATCTGTACCGACACCCGCTTCCTCGCCACCCACCAAGAATTCGAGGAATGGGCGGAGGGCAAGAAACAACTACGCATGGAATTCTTCTATCGGGAGATGCGCCGCAAGACCGGCATCCTGATGGAGGAAGACGGAGAGCCTGCCGGCGGCCAGTGGAATTACGATCAGGAAAACCGCAAACCTGCGCCCGGCGGCGATTTGCTGATGCCCCGGCCTATCCGGTTCCGGCCCGATAACGTCACGCAAGACGTGATCGCGATGGTGAACGAGCGGTTCGGGGATCATCCGGGCACCACCGAGAATTTCCATTTCGCCGTCACGCATGAAGAGGCGATGCGCGCACGCCGCCAGTTTCTGGACGAAGCGCTCCCCTGCTTCGGCGATTATCAGGACGCAATGCTGCGCGGAGAGCCGTTCCTGTGGCATTCGGTGCTGAGCCCCTACATCAACTCCGGCCTGCTCGATCCGGTCAATCTCTGCCGCGATGTCGATTCGCTGTACCGCGATGGCAAGGTGCCGCTGAACAGCGCGGAAGGCTTTATCCGCCAGATCATCGGCTGGCGCGAATTTATGCGCGGCATCTACTGGCGCGAAGGCCCCGATTATGTGGAGCGCAATTTCTTTGAGGCGGACCGCGATCTACCGCGTTTCTATTATGATGGCGAAACGGACATGGAATGCCTGTCCCAGGCTATCGGCCAGACGCTGGATTATGCCTATGCGCATCACATCCAGCGGCTGATGATCACCGGCAATTTCGCGATGCTGGCGGGGATCGACCCTAAACAGGTCCATGCCTGGTATCTCGAAGTCTATGCGGACGCCTATGAATGGGTGGAACTGCCCAATGTTCTGGGCATGAGCCAGTTTGGCGATGGCGGGCTTCTCGCGTCGAAGCCTTATGCCTCGTCGGGCAATTATATCGACAAGATGTCCGATTATTGCGGGGCCTGCCGTTACAATGTGAAAACCAAGACCGAGGACGATAGCTGCCCGTTCAATTCGCTTTACTGGGATTTCCTGGCGCGGAACGAGGACAAGCTGAGCGGCAACAGCCGGATGGCGCTCGCCTATCGCAACTGGGACAACAAGGAGACCGGCGAAAAAATCTCGCTGCGCGCAAAAGCCCGCGCAGTGCTGGACTCGCTCAATGAACTCTGA
- the sseA gene encoding 3-mercaptopyruvate sulfurtransferase: MDQLVSTEWLAGEMGASDLRVVDATYFLPDAGRNPRAEYEGGHIPGAVFMDLAELADPSGDLPNMLPSAEKFASRMQSLGLGDGSRIVLYDDSPLKSSARAWWMLNMFGAHSVAILDGGLAKWKAEDRPLETGKPDLRHRHFTVWKDEKQVAKKSDVLANLHDKGAEVVDARPKGRFDGTEPEPREDLPSGHIPGSHSTPHGQFFHEDGTWKTGDELKTVFKDAGVDLDKPMITSCGSGMTAAVPLFAAHLLGKQDVRLYDGAWSEYGADKDAPKATA, translated from the coding sequence ATGGACCAATTAGTTTCGACCGAATGGCTGGCAGGCGAAATGGGCGCGAGCGATCTGCGCGTGGTCGACGCAACCTATTTCCTGCCCGACGCCGGACGCAATCCGCGCGCTGAATATGAGGGCGGCCACATCCCCGGCGCGGTGTTCATGGACCTCGCCGAACTGGCCGATCCGTCGGGCGATCTTCCCAACATGCTGCCCAGCGCGGAAAAGTTTGCCAGCCGCATGCAGTCGCTGGGGCTTGGCGACGGCAGCCGCATCGTGCTGTATGACGATTCGCCGCTCAAGAGCTCAGCGCGCGCCTGGTGGATGCTGAACATGTTCGGCGCGCACTCCGTCGCCATCCTCGACGGCGGCCTTGCCAAATGGAAGGCGGAAGATCGCCCGCTGGAAACCGGCAAGCCCGATCTTCGCCATCGCCATTTCACCGTCTGGAAGGATGAAAAGCAGGTCGCCAAGAAGTCCGACGTGCTGGCAAACCTGCACGACAAGGGCGCCGAAGTGGTCGATGCCCGCCCCAAGGGTCGCTTCGACGGCACCGAGCCGGAGCCGCGTGAAGACCTGCCGAGCGGCCACATCCCCGGCTCGCACAGCACGCCGCATGGCCAGTTCTTCCACGAAGACGGAACCTGGAAGACCGGTGACGAGCTGAAGACGGTGTTCAAAGACGCCGGCGTCGATCTCGACAAGCCGATGATCACCAGCTGCGGCAGCGGCATGACGGCCGCCGTCCCGCTGTTCGCCGCGCATCTGCTCGGCAAACAGGATGTGCGCCTCTATGATGGCGCATGGTCCGAATATGGCGCGGACAAGGACGCTCCCAAGGCGACCGCATAA
- the metC gene encoding cystathionine beta-lyase produces the protein MADSGSSKKPATQLVTGGRRREWTGGAVVNPPVWRGSTHLYDSTADLRAAKGPVQEGKFFYGRRGGPTHWALAEALTELEPGAAGTYLFPSGVAAISCALLAVLKPGDTLLMTDNAYDPSRSFAAQFLKPWGVTTRWFDPLASVEEIAALMDGEGDEGPAAAILLESPGSLTFEVQDVPGICAAAKERGMVTLLDNTWATPLFFPAIEKGIDLTILAGTKYIGGHSDVMLGTVSATKRWWPALRRTAFQFGQVISPDDAYLAHRGLHTLDVRLRRHEANALAVARWLADRPEVDAVFHPALPGCPGHETWNRDFAGSSGLFSFVLHDVPTETADAFIDALHLFGIGYSWGGFESLALPVDPAPDRTATRWSAGGPLIRLNIGLEDPEDLIADLERGFAALHDRRA, from the coding sequence TTGGCAGATAGCGGCTCGTCGAAAAAACCGGCCACGCAGCTTGTAACCGGCGGTCGTCGGCGCGAGTGGACGGGCGGGGCGGTGGTTAATCCGCCGGTCTGGCGCGGCAGCACGCATCTTTATGACAGCACAGCGGATCTGCGCGCCGCCAAAGGCCCGGTGCAGGAAGGCAAGTTCTTCTACGGCCGCCGCGGCGGCCCGACGCACTGGGCGCTCGCCGAAGCGCTAACCGAGCTGGAGCCGGGTGCGGCGGGAACTTATCTGTTCCCCTCCGGCGTGGCCGCCATTTCCTGCGCGCTTCTCGCCGTTCTGAAACCCGGCGATACGCTGCTGATGACGGACAATGCCTATGATCCGTCGCGCAGTTTCGCCGCTCAGTTTCTAAAACCCTGGGGCGTCACGACGCGCTGGTTCGATCCGCTCGCCAGCGTGGAGGAGATCGCGGCGCTGATGGACGGTGAGGGGGATGAAGGCCCGGCCGCCGCAATCCTGCTCGAAAGCCCCGGGAGCCTGACCTTCGAGGTACAGGACGTGCCCGGCATCTGCGCCGCCGCGAAGGAACGCGGCATGGTCACACTGCTCGACAACACCTGGGCGACGCCGCTGTTTTTCCCGGCGATCGAAAAAGGTATCGATCTCACGATCCTGGCCGGCACCAAATATATCGGCGGGCACAGCGACGTCATGCTGGGCACCGTCTCCGCAACGAAACGCTGGTGGCCTGCCCTGCGCCGTACCGCGTTCCAGTTCGGCCAAGTCATCAGCCCGGATGACGCCTATCTGGCCCATCGCGGACTGCACACGCTGGATGTGCGCCTGCGGCGGCATGAAGCGAACGCGCTCGCCGTGGCGCGCTGGCTCGCCGATCGTCCGGAAGTCGATGCCGTTTTCCACCCCGCGCTGCCCGGCTGCCCGGGCCATGAGACCTGGAATCGCGACTTCGCCGGATCGTCGGGGCTATTCTCCTTCGTACTGCACGATGTACCGACCGAAACCGCCGACGCCTTTATCGACGCGCTGCATCTTTTCGGCATCGGCTATAGCTGGGGCGGGTTTGAGAGCCTTGCCTTGCCGGTCGATCCCGCGCCGGACCGGACGGCGACGCGCTGGTCCGCCGGCGGACCGCTGATCCGGCTCAACATCGGTCTGGAAGATCCCGAAGACCTGATCGCCGATCTTGAACGCGGTTTCGCCGCGTTGCATGATCGCCGGGCATGA
- a CDS encoding mechanosensitive ion channel family protein translates to MKDFEQWLADLGISVNLDVSTALIALGFIVAAWIIGWVAGAALAPRIENFVQNRLKQDEHPQRCKRIERVARFLIAAILLFILFQSRNWGQLSIALIGLNLAAASTLVINRAIRFLHMPQWAALLLSGAVFLFVVNGLIEGLQGIEPLSHELDRIGFDAGKTRVSVLTVLQWAITGILLFAMVRFVNRLTRHFIEGANRFDPAQKLLIEKLAGIAVIIVAFFAGIDFLGIDLTALAVFSGAFGLAIGFGFQKTFGNLISGIILLMDRSIKPGDVIAVGDSFGWVNKIGVRAVSIVTRDGKEHLIPNEILMTEEVENWSYSSKNVRVRIPVGVSYNSDMELVVKLMGQAAEESPRVLDLPKPNIWWIGYGDSSVDFEILVWIRDPEEGVGNVRSDVLRRLWFLFKDNGIEIPFPQRDINLRNPPAEIIERLAKAQAQDREGPPAPADG, encoded by the coding sequence ATGAAGGACTTCGAACAATGGCTGGCTGATCTCGGTATCAGCGTCAATCTGGATGTCAGCACCGCGCTGATCGCCCTTGGGTTCATCGTCGCCGCCTGGATCATCGGTTGGGTTGCGGGCGCCGCTTTGGCGCCGCGCATTGAAAACTTCGTCCAAAATCGGCTGAAGCAGGATGAACATCCGCAGCGCTGCAAGCGGATCGAGCGCGTGGCCCGTTTCCTGATTGCCGCGATCCTTCTGTTCATTCTGTTCCAGTCTCGCAATTGGGGCCAGCTGTCGATCGCGCTGATCGGCCTCAACCTTGCCGCTGCGTCCACCCTGGTCATCAACCGGGCGATCCGCTTTCTCCACATGCCGCAATGGGCCGCGCTGCTCTTGTCCGGCGCGGTCTTCCTATTCGTCGTCAACGGCCTGATCGAGGGGTTACAGGGGATTGAGCCGCTCAGTCACGAGCTTGACCGGATCGGCTTCGATGCCGGCAAGACGCGCGTGTCCGTGCTCACGGTGCTGCAATGGGCCATCACCGGTATCCTGCTGTTTGCCATGGTGCGCTTCGTCAATCGTCTGACGCGCCACTTTATCGAAGGCGCCAACCGCTTCGATCCTGCGCAGAAACTGCTGATTGAAAAGCTAGCCGGCATCGCCGTCATAATCGTCGCCTTCTTTGCAGGCATCGACTTTCTGGGGATCGATCTTACCGCGCTCGCGGTCTTCTCCGGCGCCTTCGGCCTCGCCATCGGTTTCGGCTTCCAGAAGACCTTCGGCAACCTGATCTCGGGCATCATCCTCCTGATGGACCGCTCGATCAAGCCGGGAGACGTCATCGCGGTGGGCGACAGCTTCGGCTGGGTGAACAAGATCGGCGTGCGCGCGGTTTCGATCGTCACGCGGGACGGCAAGGAGCATCTGATCCCGAACGAGATCCTGATGACGGAAGAGGTGGAGAACTGGAGCTATTCCAGCAAGAATGTCCGCGTCCGCATTCCGGTTGGCGTGTCCTACAATTCGGACATGGAACTCGTCGTAAAGCTGATGGGCCAGGCTGCTGAGGAAAGCCCGCGGGTGCTCGATCTTCCCAAGCCTAATATCTGGTGGATCGGCTATGGCGACAGCAGTGTCGATTTCGAGATTCTGGTGTGGATCAGGGACCCTGAAGAGGGCGTTGGCAATGTGCGTTCGGATGTGCTGAGGCGCCTCTGGTTCCTGTTCAAGGACAACGGCATCGAAATCCCGTTCCCGCAGCGCGACATTAATCTGCGCAATCCACCGGCGGAGATTATCGAACGGCTGGCAAAGGCGCAGGCGCAGGACCGCGAGGGGCCGCCCGCGCCCGCCGACGGCTGA
- a CDS encoding 4a-hydroxytetrahydrobiopterin dehydratase yields MVQKLSDSQRETALSELADWTHDAERDAITKSFQFDDFVGSFGFMSRVALHAEKMDHHPEWSNVYDKVEITLTTHDCDGLSEKDVRLAKTIDALAEG; encoded by the coding sequence ATGGTCCAGAAATTGAGCGACAGCCAGCGCGAGACCGCCCTTTCCGAGCTAGCGGACTGGACGCACGATGCCGAGCGCGATGCGATCACGAAGTCCTTTCAGTTCGACGATTTCGTGGGTTCCTTCGGCTTCATGAGCCGCGTGGCGCTGCATGCCGAAAAGATGGACCACCATCCCGAATGGTCGAACGTTTACGACAAGGTGGAGATCACGCTGACGACGCATGATTGCGATGGTCTCAGCGAAAAGGACGTGAGGCTGGCAAAGACGATCGACGCCCTCGCCGAAGGCTGA
- a CDS encoding ABC transporter ATP-binding protein yields MEERQAGPAISIEKLACLRGQRLVFSGLDWRVERGTLGLLTGPNGAGKSSLLRILAGLLKPAAGRADITGSVALADERRAFDPESSVEKALRFWGAIDGRSASDTAGVLAELGLDTLAEVPVRMLSTGQTKRAVAARALQSGADILLMDEPMNGLDQPSAERMATALARRIAGGQTIIIASHIPIGLEPATTLNMSPPA; encoded by the coding sequence ATGGAGGAGCGTCAAGCAGGGCCTGCGATCAGCATCGAGAAGCTTGCCTGCCTGCGCGGCCAGCGGCTGGTCTTTTCCGGCCTGGACTGGCGGGTGGAACGCGGCACCTTGGGCTTGCTGACCGGACCGAACGGTGCCGGAAAATCCAGCCTGTTGCGCATCCTCGCCGGGCTGTTGAAACCTGCCGCGGGCCGGGCCGACATCACAGGCAGCGTCGCGCTGGCGGATGAGCGCCGCGCCTTCGACCCGGAATCGAGCGTCGAAAAGGCATTGCGTTTCTGGGGCGCGATCGACGGACGCAGCGCCTCCGATACAGCCGGGGTTCTGGCAGAATTGGGTCTGGACACGCTCGCGGAGGTGCCAGTGCGGATGCTGTCCACCGGGCAGACCAAACGCGCGGTGGCCGCGCGCGCCCTGCAATCGGGCGCGGACATATTGTTGATGGACGAACCGATGAACGGGCTCGATCAGCCGAGCGCCGAACGGATGGCCACCGCGCTCGCACGGCGGATCGCGGGGGGCCAGACGATCATCATTGCCTCGCATATTCCGATTGGCCTCGAGCCGGCGACGACCCTGAACATGAGCCCGCCCGCATGA
- a CDS encoding heme exporter protein CcmB — MNAVRLIARDLRLAWRGGGLWLPVLFFLGVAILYPFAVGPDLKLLRATGGAMLWIAALLAALLPIERLVRPDLESGHLDQLALRGWADETIAALKIAAHWLGFGPPLLVATVIGGALFDLDGDTLGTLLAGLAIATPALAALSVTIAALTARAGGGAAGLMLLPLAIPVLIFGAGSLDPTAAGALPLLAAVSLGLTVLAPFAAGAALRALRE, encoded by the coding sequence ATGAACGCCGTGCGCCTGATCGCGCGCGATCTTCGTCTCGCCTGGCGCGGGGGCGGCTTGTGGCTGCCGGTGCTGTTCTTCTTGGGTGTCGCCATCCTTTATCCCTTCGCCGTCGGCCCGGATCTGAAGCTGCTGCGCGCCACCGGCGGCGCGATGCTGTGGATCGCGGCCCTGCTCGCCGCGCTGCTGCCGATCGAACGGCTGGTGCGTCCGGACCTGGAAAGCGGTCATCTCGATCAACTGGCGCTACGCGGCTGGGCGGACGAGACCATCGCCGCGCTCAAGATCGCCGCGCACTGGCTGGGCTTCGGCCCGCCGCTGCTGGTGGCCACCGTGATCGGCGGGGCGCTGTTCGATCTTGACGGAGATACTCTCGGCACGCTGCTGGCTGGCCTTGCCATCGCCACGCCCGCGCTCGCCGCCTTGTCGGTCACGATTGCCGCGCTCACGGCGCGCGCAGGCGGCGGAGCGGCGGGGCTGATGCTACTGCCGCTCGCCATCCCCGTTCTCATCTTCGGAGCTGGAAGCCTCGATCCCACCGCAGCCGGAGCCTTGCCGTTGCTGGCGGCGGTGAGTTTGGGACTGACCGTGCTGGCCCCGTTTGCGGCGGGAGCGGCCCTGAGAGCGTTGCGAGAATAG